The genomic stretch TGAGTCTCCGGGCCACATCGACAACACCAATCTCCATCTTCTGGTACAGAGTCACCTCCCACGGCGGCGACAAGTCGCCGTCCTTCTCCTCCTCGTCGCACCCGTCCTCGCGGTGGGCCCTTCTCCTGCTAGCAAGGGCGATGGCCGCCGTGGCGAATAGCACGACCGCAGCCGAAAGGAGCACCGCCGTTGCGACGCGGCCAGCCCTCCGCGCGTTGATTCGGTCGCTGACATCGTCGAAACCGGAGCAGCGGGCGAGGCAGAGTGCTGGGTTGCCTTCTAAGTCGCCGATCGGGAGCTTGGAGAAGAAGACGCTGTCCGGGACGCGGCCGGAGAAGTTGTTGAAGGAGACATTAAGGGCAACGAGGTTTTCGAGGGCGGCCAGGGGCTGGAGGTCGCCCGAGAGCCGGTTGTGGGAGAGATCAAGCACCCCGAGCCGGATGAGCGCTGCGAACTCCGCCGGTATCTGGCCCGAAAGGTCGTTGTAGCTCAGATTCACGGCGATCTCCAACGCCATTATCTTGCCAATGGTCGCTGGGATCTCACCGGAGAGCCTGTTATTGCTCAGATCCAACAGCTGGAGCCGCGAGCACGAGCCGACCGCAGGCGGGATCTGGCCGGAGAACTGGTTCCTCGCGAGAGTAAGCTTTGTGAGTGAGGTCAGTAAACCGATTGCCGGCGGCAGATCCCCACCGATGGAGTTATCGGAGAGGTCTATGTACTGTAGCGATACGAGGCCCTCGAAGAGCCCATCCGGTAGGCTGCCGCCGATGTTGTTGTCGTGGAGATCGACGAAGGTCAGATTCCGGCACGCCGCCATCGCCCCAGGGATGGCTCCGGCAAGCCGGTTCGAGCTGAGATCTAGGAAGCTGAGGTTCTTCAGCAGGCCAATCTCCGGAGGAATCGCTCCGGTGATCCCGTTTCCGTTGGCTCTGAAGCGGACAAGAGACGAGCAGTTGCCGACCTCTGGCGGGATTGGGCCGGACAAATCGTTGTCCAGGAGCAGCAGCTTGCTCAGGCTCCTCAGCCGGAAGATTCCCTTGGGGATGGAGCCAGTGAGATTGTTCTGCGACAGGTCCACGGCCTCAAGATTCTCGCAACCGCCCATCTCCGGCGGGATTCCCCCTGTGAGCCGGTTAGCCCAGAGGTACAGCGTCCGGAGCTTCACCAGCAGGCCGATTTCTGCTGGTATCCCGCCGGAGATCAGGTTGTTGTCAAGCTCAAGGTCGGAGAGGTTCCGGCAGCGAGCGATCTCCGGTAGTATCGGGCCTGATATCTGGTTCACACTTAGCTGGAGCTCCCGGAGGTCAGTGATGTTGCCGAGGGTGGCGGGGATCCTCCCCGTCAAGCCGTTCATCGAGAGATCAACCACCTGAAGTTCGCCGCAATCTCCGAGCTCCGGTGGGATCACGCCTACCAGATTGTTCTGCCAGAGCAGCAGGTTTCGGAGCTTCTTGAGCTGACCCAGCTGCGGCGGAATGGAACCCGAGAGAGAGTTCTCGTAGAGGTACATGTTCTGCAGCTCCGCGCACTGGCCCAACTCTGGCGGGATTGGGCCCGAGAGCAGCGCGGTGTAGATGGCCAACGTCTGGAGATTCCTCAACGCTCCCATGCTGGGGGGCAGCGGACCGGAGATGCCGGTCTCCGCGAGGCCGATGATGACCATGCTGGTGCAATTGCCAATCTCCGGGGGCAATGCACCTCGCAGGTTCTTGTTCCCTCCCGCCCGGAATACCTCGAGCCTCGCGAGTTGCCCGATGGTCGGCGGAATCTCCCCCTCGAGCTGGTTGTCGTAGACGACCAGCCACCGGAGCAGCGAGAGGTTGCCGATGGAGGCCGGAATCGGTCCCTCGAGTAGGTTGGAGTTGAGATAAAGGCGCTCAAGGCGGCTTCCCGGCCGGCACAGGCCGTCGGGGATGGAGCCCGTGAGCGCATTGTCGCTGAGATCCAGGTGGACCAGTCGGGGGAGCTCTCCCAGCTGCGGCGGGATGGGGCCGGACAGATTAGTCCCGGAGAGCACCAGCTTCGAGAGGGAGCTCGCCAGCGCGCTCAGGTTGGCCGGCACGCCGCCCAGCAAGTCCACGTACTGCAGAGTCAACTCCACCACTCGGCCGCTGGCGTCGCAGGTGATGCCATACCACCGGCACGGGCTCGCGTCGTTCGGGTTCCAGTCAGCAAGTACATCATCATTACTGCTATCACCATTCAAGCTCCGCTTCCACGAAAGCAGCGCCTCGCCCTGCAGGTCGATGGCGCGGGCGTCCATGGATAAGAGAACAGAGCACAACAGTAGCTGGaagaagcaggaggaggaggcccTCCACACGCTTCCAGCTTCGCCAGGCATCACTACCATGGACTACTACTATATTCACTGGCGCTCTCTTTTGCTGCCGGTGAAAGAGGAGAGCGTGGAGGATGTTGACGGAGGGAAACGAGGAGCAGCAGTagaaagaagaaagggaagaaaaggagaagagaggtccgACAATGGCTTACcatcacatatatacataataaatataaatCACCTGCAGCGCTAACATTGAGAAGACCCAGAATCTCCGGATCCAAGACTTCCAGCCGGGCAATGAGCAGATGAAAACACAACCCGAGGTAACTTGTTGCAGACGTTTGGGCCGTCACAAATGCAAAGCAAGAGGTGGAGCAGTAATTTGATGGAGAAGATTCCCCTGCGTTGGCATAATGGCAGTAGCTAT from Musa acuminata AAA Group cultivar baxijiao chromosome BXJ1-3, Cavendish_Baxijiao_AAA, whole genome shotgun sequence encodes the following:
- the LOC135628180 gene encoding leucine-rich repeat receptor-like serine/threonine-protein kinase RGI4 — its product is MVVMPGEAGSVWRASSSCFFQLLLCSVLLSMDARAIDLQGEALLSWKRSLNGDSSNDDVLADWNPNDASPCRWYGITCDASGRVVELTLQYVDLLGGVPANLSALASSLSKLVLSGTNLSGPIPPQLGELPRLVHLDLSDNALTGSIPDGLCRPGSRLERLYLNSNLLEGPIPASIGNLSLLRWLVVYDNQLEGEIPPTIGQLARLEVFRAGGNKNLRGALPPEIGNCTSMVIIGLAETGISGPLPPSMGALRNLQTLAIYTALLSGPIPPELGQCAELQNMYLYENSLSGSIPPQLGQLKKLRNLLLWQNNLVGVIPPELGDCGELQVVDLSMNGLTGRIPATLGNITDLRELQLSVNQISGPILPEIARCRNLSDLELDNNLISGGIPAEIGLLVKLRTLYLWANRLTGGIPPEMGGCENLEAVDLSQNNLTGSIPKGIFRLRSLSKLLLLDNDLSGPIPPEVGNCSSLVRFRANGNGITGAIPPEIGLLKNLSFLDLSSNRLAGAIPGAMAACRNLTFVDLHDNNIGGSLPDGLFEGLVSLQYIDLSDNSIGGDLPPAIGLLTSLTKLTLARNQFSGQIPPAVGSCSRLQLLDLSNNRLSGEIPATIGKIMALEIAVNLSYNDLSGQIPAEFAALIRLGVLDLSHNRLSGDLQPLAALENLVALNVSFNNFSGRVPDSVFFSKLPIGDLEGNPALCLARCSGFDDVSDRINARRAGRVATAVLLSAAVVLFATAAIALASRRRAHREDGCDEEEKDGDLSPPWEVTLYQKMEIGVVDVARRLTASNVIGRGWSGVVYRVRIPATGALIAVKKFRTGDEAAAAAFACEIGALARVRHRKIVRLLGWAANRRSRLLFYDYLPSGTLGGLLHGGGTVAAVEWEVRLGIAVGVAEGLAYLHHDCVPAIIHGDVKTENVLLGERYEACLADFGLARVVDDGGADRRDSHTPAFAGSYGYIAPEHGCMTRITTKSDVYSFGVVLLETITGRRPADPAFGEGQSVVQWVQDHLRRKRDPVEVVDPRLQGRADPQVQEMLQALGIALLCTSTRTDDRPTMKDVAALLREIHGHDDPSNPAEARKPGSVSVGDREVRKRDEPAEAAIRTPSQCSLAFSSSSRSIDNCLQ